A window of the Lolium perenne isolate Kyuss_39 chromosome 7, Kyuss_2.0, whole genome shotgun sequence genome harbors these coding sequences:
- the LOC127312346 gene encoding cytoplasmic 60S subunit biogenesis factor REI1 homolog 2, translating to MPTITCNACNAAFDEEEEQRLHYRSEWHRYNLKRKVAGVPGVTEALFVARQTALAEETNSTTTTVAPMSYSCTLCGKGYRSSKAHAEHLKTRSHLLRASQDPNASTAAVVKPLPERAPRGKGPSAMEEDEDEDEDEDEWVEMDPSELESTSNMQVEEDSKSDDDMDDLEVLDPSFCFMCDLKHDNIEDCMIHMHKKHGFFIPDSEYLKDPSGLLTYVGLKVKRDFMCPYCNERCQPFQSLEAVRKHMDAKGHCKLRYGDGGEDEDGDLEDFYDYSSSYVDVEGKQLVAADDVDNSIELGGGGSELVITNKNEKGTRVTTLGSREFIRYYRQKPRPSVAADRALALSLASSYKSMGLVTVQSKQQMVRLKVLRAMNRGGVETMRSKMGMKSNVIRNLPNNVPY from the exons ATGCCGACGATCACCTGCAACGCGTGCAACGCGGcgttcgacgaggaggaggagcagcgccTCCACTACCGCTCCGAGTGGCACCGCTACAACCTCAAGCGCAAG GTGGCTGGAGTTCCTGGTGTCACCGAGGCTCTGTTTGTGGCTAGACAGACTGCTTTAGCAGAGGAGACAAACTCTACCACTACTACTGTCGCTCCAATGTCTTACAGCTGCACTCTTTGTGGAAAGGGGTACAGGAGCTCTAAAGCTCATGCCGAGCATCTTAAGACACGGTCACATCTCCTGAGAGCTTCTCAGGACCCCAATGCCTCCACTGCTGCAGTAGTCAAGCCACTTCCTGAGCGAGCTCCTCGTGGCAAAGGCCCCTCtgcaatggaagaagatgaagatgaggaCGAGGATGAGGACGAGTGGGTTGAAATGGACCCAAGTGAGTTGGAGTCTACTTCAAACATGCAAGTAGAGGAAGACTCCAAGTCAGATGATGACATGGATGATCTTGAAGTGTTGGATCCCTCCTTCTGCTTCATGTGTGATCTCAAGCATGACAACATAGAGGACTGCATGATTCACATGCATAAGAAACATGGCTTTTTCATACCTGACAGTGAATACTTGAAAGACCCCAGTGGCCTTCTTACATATGTTGGTCTGAAG GTAAAGCGTGATTTTATGTGCCCCTACTGCAATGAGAGATGCCAGCCATTTCAAAGTCTCGAGGCCGTCAGGAAGCATATGGATGCAAAAGGTCACTGCAAATTACGTTATGGAGATGGTGGGGAAGATGAAGATGGTGATCTTGAGGACTTCTATGATTACAGCAGCAG CTACGTTGATGTGGAGGGTAAGCAGCTGGTTGCTGCAGACGACGTGGACAACAGCATTGAACTGGGAGGTGGTGGATCTGAGCTTGTGATCACAAACAAGAACGAGAAAGGGACGCGCGTGACTACTCTTGGTTCCCGAGAGTTCATCCGCTACTACCGCCAGAAGCCACGGCCTTCTGTTGCAGCAGATCGTGCTCTTGCGCTTTCCCTGGCTTCAAG CTACAAGAGCATGGGTTTGGTGACGGTTCAGTCCAAGCAGCAGATGGTGAGGCTGAAGGTGCTCCGAGCAATGAACAGGGGCGGGGTGGAGACGATGAGATCCAAGATGGGAATGAAGAGCAACGTGATCAGAAACCTCCCCAACAACGTCCCGTATTAG